Within Alcaligenes sp. SDU_A2, the genomic segment GCATGCTCTGGCGTTGGCCGGCTTGAAGCAAGACCAAATGGGCTGGATCGAGCTGAACGAAGCCTTTGCCGCCCAGTCGCTGGCTGTGATCCGTGATCTTGGGCTGGACCCGGCGCGCGTCAATCCGCTGGGCGGGGCTATTGCGATGGGGCATCCGCTGGGTGCGACCGGTGCCATGCGTGCCGCTACGGTGGTGCATGCCTTGCAACGCCGAAAACTGCAGTACGGTATGTTGACCATGTGCATAGGCACGGGCATGGGGGCGGCCGGTATTTTTGAACGTGCTTGATCCGGGCCCGGATGCGATCTGCGCGTGCGTGGCACTTGCACGCGCAGATCGCGCCCTGCCCGTCTGTGTGACAAGGGCATCGGAGTGGATATTCGCCCGGACCATGGCCGTATGACCGCGCGCCACGGCTGAGCCGGCCCGATAGTGTAAGTAAATTTGCTTAAAACCCGCTAAATGTCAAAAAAGTAAAGGTTTGTTGTTGTCATAGAGTCGACATAGGCGGCGGCCATAGTCCTTTCCATGTTTTGAACCGCTCTACATGGAGGATGTATGGGATTGCCCGTACGCATGGTATCCGGCTTGCATGTTCCCCCTTTGTTCTGGCAGGCACGGGTGAAGGCCCGCTTGGAGTCGGGGCAATTCGAGGTGGACTGCGGCGAGCGTGCCTGGGTCGTGCCGGTGGCAGTCAGTTGCCTGGTGCAGCCGCAGGCCGGCGACAAAGTTTGGGTGGGCGGTGCAGATGGCGAACAGGCCTATGTGTTTGCCGTGCTCGAACGCCCGCAAGGCGGCGCTTTGCATCTGGTGGCCGAGCAGGGCCTGCACGTCCAGTCCAACCAGGGTGATATCCATATATCGTCGGCGGCGGATCTGTCGCTGCAATCGGCGGGCCATCTGCGGCAGTCGGGTCGGGAGTTGAGCCTGACCACAGGCACATTGCGCATCTTGGCCAAGATGCACGAGACGGTGGCCGACCGGCTCTCGCAGGTGTGCAACCATGTTTTCAGGCTGACCGAAAAAGAAGAATGCTGGCGGGGCGGACGCATGGATGTGCAGGCCCAGCACCAGTTACGCCTGCATGCACGGCACACCTTGATGACCGCGCGCGAACTGGTCAAGGTGGATGCCGACCAGATTCATATGGGATAAGGACAGACCATGCTGACAGAACGTCTTGTTCAAGTGCATAGTCCTTTGGGACCGGGCGCCTTGTTGTTTCACGCCTTGCAGGGCCGGGAAGGGTTGTCCCAGCCGTTTGAGTTGCAGGCCGATGTGCTGTGTACGACGCCCTTGTTGGATCTGCGCGGCCTGCTGGGCGAGTCCTTGAGTCTCGAGATCAAGACCGTCAGCGGATTGCCGCGTTTTCTGGATGGCCGCATCAGTGCATTTCGCTTGCTGGGCAAGACCGGGCGCAGCGACCGCTTCTACACCTATAGGGCAACGCTGCGTCCTTGGCTCTGGTTCTTGAGCCAGAACATGGACAGCCGCATTTTCCAGGAAAAGACAGTACCCGAAGTGCTGCAGGAGGTGCTGGGCCGCTATTCTTTCGCGTGGGAAGTGCGTTTGACGCAGGACTATCCCCGCCAGACGTACTGTGTCCAGTATCAGGAAAGCGATTTTCAGTTTGTCAGCCGCCTGATGGAGCGCGAAGGCATTTACTACTGGTTCGAGCACAGGCAAGGCGCGCATACCTTGGTCATGGCCGACGATGTAGGGCAGCATGCCGCCGCGCCGTGGCTGGCCGAGCTGCCCTTTGTGTCACCGGACCGGGTCGCGCATCCCGATGTGGAGCACATCCATGCCTGGCATCCTTACGAGCAGGTGACGCCGGGCCGATACGCCACCGCCGATTACGATTATTGCAAGCCGGGGGCCAGCCTGGATGCGGCCCGCAGCAATCCAGCCCAGCATGCATTGGGCGATCTGGAGGTCTACGAATGGGCAGGGGGCTATACCGAGCCCGAGCATGGCGAGCATTACTCGCGTCTGCGCCTGGAGGCCTTGCAGGCAGTGCGCAGTCAGGCGCAGGCCCAGACCAATGCCCGTGGCGTGGCCCCGGGCTATCTGCTGGCTGTGCGCAACCACCCGCGTCCCGAGGACAATCGTGACTACTTGGTGACCCAAGCTGATTACGACTTTCTGGATGCGGGACAGGTGGGCGATGCCAGGGTGGCCAGCCATTATTTCGTCGACTTTCTGGTCATGCCGGCCAGTCAGCCCTATCGTCCGGTACGTCGCACTCCCGTGCCGCGCACGTATGGTCCGCAGACGGCCCGCGTGGCGGGTAAAAGTGGCGAACAGTTGTGGACGGATCAGTACGGGCGCATCAAGGTTCAGTTCCTGTGGGATCGGTACGGTCAGGCGAACGAGAACAGTTCGTGCTGGCTGCGCGTGTCCAGTCCGTGGGCGGGGGGCGGCTTTGGGGGGATTCAGTTGCCGCGCGTCGGCGACGAGGTGATTGTGGATTTTCTGGGCGGCGACCCGGACCGCCCGATTGTAGTGGGCCGTGTCTATAACGCCAGCAATATGCCGCCGTGGAACCTGCCGGACAATGCGACGCAAAGCGGCTTTTTGAGTCGTTCCAAGGATGGCGACCCCAGCAATGCCAATGCCTTCATGTTCGAGGACAGAGCCGGTCAGGAGCGTATCTGGCTGCATGCCGAGCGCAATCTGGATACCGAGATCGAAGGCGACGAAACGCATACCGTCGATGGCAATCGGACCACCACGGTCTTGGGGCACGACCAACTGACGGTGATGGCGACCCGTACCACGTCGGTGCAGGCGTTGGAGACGGAGACGTTCCACAGCGGCGTGCTGCGCAGCGTGGCCGGCGCGGTGGATGAAACCATCGAAGGCGAGCAGACGCTGACCCATACAGGGGATGTGACGCGCACCGTTACCGGGAATGTGACCGACACGTTGACGGGTGAGCTGACCGAGACGATTACCGGCGATGTGACCCAGACCGTGACAGGCGAGGTGACCGACTCCATTACCGGTACGTGCCATTCCACGCAGACCGGCGACTATACGCGCACGGTGACCGGCGCGGTCGATTACACCGTAACGGGTGACGTGAAGGAAACGGTGACCGGTAATGTGGACGTGAGCACGACCGGTAACATCATCGATACCTTGACCGGGGATCTGACCAAAAGCATTTCCGGCCCGGTGAATATTACCGCCGCCACCGGCGTCAATATCACCACGCCTAGCTGGAAGGTCAATGTGACCAGTTCGGAGAAGTGGTGGATTCCGCATACAGAAAAAGTTACGGGGTTCCGTCTGAACGGCACGATGTCATCTTTGGATGCCTGGGGCGTGCGGGCGCAGGTGTATGGCATCAATTTCCAGGCGGCGGTGTTCAAAATGGATCATTCCAAGTTCAAGGACGAAGATGCCTACGTGAACCTGAAGAAAAGCGCGGTCTATCTGGGTAAGCAGGCTGTGCGTGTCGGCAGTTCGGCCTTGCGGCTGGCCAAGTCCGGCTTGCATGTTTTTTTCTGAATGCAGGGCCGGCCATGATTGAACAGCTTTTATGGATGGTGTTCTGTGTTGTGATGGCCGCCATCATGATCTGGATCGGCGTGGCGCTGGAGTGGCGCGACTTTTTGCCGTATCTGGTGGTGGTGCCGCTATTGGTTGCGGCGGGTGGGTTTGTGTCCAGTTATCGGGGCTTTTTGCGCTATTGGCGTGCCTGGCCCGAGCAGCGCCTGTATCAGTCTTTGCACGCGCAAGGGGTGCAGTCCCAGCCAGCCGCGATTGTGCATCAAGAGGAACTGCTGCCGGGGGTGTTCAAGTCGGCGTATCCCTTGCTGCGCTTGAGCCTGGATGTGGCTGGGCGACAGACCCATGTTGATGTGCTGGTCCAGCCCGAGCTGTCTGCCCGGTTCCGGCCCGGCCGCGCCGTGGCCGTGCTGTGCGATCCCGATGTGCCGGAACGCTGCGCACTGGATCGCGAACATGTCGTGTTGCAACACAAACCCGCATCGAACTCCTATGGCGACTGATTATGTGTTTGTTGCCCGTAGCGGCAGCAGTATGGACGCACCCTGGAAGGAAATGGTCTTGTCGGCAACGAAGAAGGGCAGGTTCGCATGCGTATTGTGAAGCCGTTGCGTCTGGGCATATTGGCACGCCCCTGGAGTTGGCGCGGGCGGCATGCGTTGGGGCTGTCGGTGCAAGCCTGGTGTTCGATGGATGAGCCCCATTTGCTGGGTACGGATGCGCGGATGTGGCAGGGGGTGTCGGGCCTGATTTTGCCGGACGAAGTACTGGATCTGGGCTTGCCCAAGCCCTGCGCCGAGTTTCTGGTGTCTGGACACGCCTGTGCACCGTATGGTGAGCCGGTGTCTCAATTGGCCGTCAAGGCGCGTGTCGGCCCGATAGAGAAAAAGCTGGCGGTGTTCGGGCAACGGGAATGGCGGCAGGCACAGCCAGGCGTAGCAGACGTGTTTACCCGTGTGCCATTGGATGGCACACGCAGTTGGGGCGGGCCGCAGGACCTTGAAAACCCGGCCGGCATGGGCATGATCGCCGCTGTGCCCGGCCAGCCGCTGTGCTTGCCGCAGGTGGAGGCGTGGGAAGGGCGTTTGCAACGGGCAGGCCAGACGGGTCAGGTGGCAGGTCTAGGGCCGGTGTCGCCCTTGCGGCCGCGTCGCTTTCGTCTGGCAGGTCAGTATGATCCGGCCTGGTTGCAGGGTGATCCGGGCACGATGCTGGACAGCCTTGACCCGCATTTTTTCAATGCGGCGGAGCCGGATCAATGGTGGCGTCAGCACAGCCACTGGCCGGTGGATACCATGTGGGAGCTGCATCATTTGAATGCCCAGCGGCCCGAGTGGCGTGGCACATTGCCGCGCTGGCAGGCAGCCTGCTGGTATCAAGACCGTCGCGTGCCCGGTCTGCAAAAGCAGGATCTGGCGTTGACAACGGTTTGGTTTTTTCCCGACCTGGGTCATATGCTGCTGCTGTATCAGGGCAGCGTGCCGGTTCAGGACGCCCAGGCCCAGGATATACGCCTGTTGATGCCGGCGCTGGAGCCGCTGGGGCAGCCGCGTGCTCAGGCGCATTACGAACGTGTGCTGCGCCAGCGCAGCCAGGGCGATCAGGCTGGTTTGTTTGCGCTGCGCGACCAGGATCTGGTGCCGGGCGAGTCGTGCGCACCTGTGGATCTGTTGCCGTCGACGGGGCCGGACCCCTTGGCCGTGACGATGCGCACGCGCCTGGAACGATGGGCGCAGGACGCGGCGGCAGGGCATCCCGAGTGGCAAGAGGGCTTGTCCAGCTTGGCGCAGGCCGGGCCCCACACGGCCGCCGATCTGGATCAGACCGACTGGGTACAGCAGGTACGCCAGGCCAATCGTCAGCAATGGGATGCGCGCGCCCGGATGGCGGCCGGTTTGGCGCAAGTGGAGCAGGGGCAGGGCGATTCACCTTTTCAGGACGCGGTGACTCGGCGTGTGTCGGTGCGCGAAACAAGCCGTTTGTTGCTGGATATGACGTCTATCGCTCCA encodes:
- a CDS encoding DUF3540 domain-containing protein encodes the protein MGLPVRMVSGLHVPPLFWQARVKARLESGQFEVDCGERAWVVPVAVSCLVQPQAGDKVWVGGADGEQAYVFAVLERPQGGALHLVAEQGLHVQSNQGDIHISSAADLSLQSAGHLRQSGRELSLTTGTLRILAKMHETVADRLSQVCNHVFRLTEKEECWRGGRMDVQAQHQLRLHARHTLMTARELVKVDADQIHMG
- a CDS encoding type VI secretion system Vgr family protein; protein product: MLTERLVQVHSPLGPGALLFHALQGREGLSQPFELQADVLCTTPLLDLRGLLGESLSLEIKTVSGLPRFLDGRISAFRLLGKTGRSDRFYTYRATLRPWLWFLSQNMDSRIFQEKTVPEVLQEVLGRYSFAWEVRLTQDYPRQTYCVQYQESDFQFVSRLMEREGIYYWFEHRQGAHTLVMADDVGQHAAAPWLAELPFVSPDRVAHPDVEHIHAWHPYEQVTPGRYATADYDYCKPGASLDAARSNPAQHALGDLEVYEWAGGYTEPEHGEHYSRLRLEALQAVRSQAQAQTNARGVAPGYLLAVRNHPRPEDNRDYLVTQADYDFLDAGQVGDARVASHYFVDFLVMPASQPYRPVRRTPVPRTYGPQTARVAGKSGEQLWTDQYGRIKVQFLWDRYGQANENSSCWLRVSSPWAGGGFGGIQLPRVGDEVIVDFLGGDPDRPIVVGRVYNASNMPPWNLPDNATQSGFLSRSKDGDPSNANAFMFEDRAGQERIWLHAERNLDTEIEGDETHTVDGNRTTTVLGHDQLTVMATRTTSVQALETETFHSGVLRSVAGAVDETIEGEQTLTHTGDVTRTVTGNVTDTLTGELTETITGDVTQTVTGEVTDSITGTCHSTQTGDYTRTVTGAVDYTVTGDVKETVTGNVDVSTTGNIIDTLTGDLTKSISGPVNITAATGVNITTPSWKVNVTSSEKWWIPHTEKVTGFRLNGTMSSLDAWGVRAQVYGINFQAAVFKMDHSKFKDEDAYVNLKKSAVYLGKQAVRVGSSALRLAKSGLHVFF
- a CDS encoding DUF2169 family type VI secretion system accessory protein; translation: MRIVKPLRLGILARPWSWRGRHALGLSVQAWCSMDEPHLLGTDARMWQGVSGLILPDEVLDLGLPKPCAEFLVSGHACAPYGEPVSQLAVKARVGPIEKKLAVFGQREWRQAQPGVADVFTRVPLDGTRSWGGPQDLENPAGMGMIAAVPGQPLCLPQVEAWEGRLQRAGQTGQVAGLGPVSPLRPRRFRLAGQYDPAWLQGDPGTMLDSLDPHFFNAAEPDQWWRQHSHWPVDTMWELHHLNAQRPEWRGTLPRWQAACWYQDRRVPGLQKQDLALTTVWFFPDLGHMLLLYQGSVPVQDAQAQDIRLLMPALEPLGQPRAQAHYERVLRQRSQGDQAGLFALRDQDLVPGESCAPVDLLPSTGPDPLAVTMRTRLERWAQDAAAGHPEWQEGLSSLAQAGPHTAADLDQTDWVQQVRQANRQQWDARARMAAGLAQVEQGQGDSPFQDAVTRRVSVRETSRLLLDMTSIAPEQASLAATLGKPMEQAQRALQVYAPAPPPPSSLRQQRMRRRVALILAGTRNLSGLDLSGLDLRDFDFSGVRCVGTCFDDAVLVRGRFAGADCSGASFVRARLEQVQFEAIQLDDADFSSAVLQSVRFHAVQAARWQMRQSSWQNASFTDCTLQEQEWLDVDVQQCVFQASHLRQVQYLMRSRLSGLSYHECRLEQCMWLDCDTRNLSLRGSTLTESSWLLGVLDGRVDCAQTVWRTSVVHGLGLPGSDWSGAQLEESNLRDVDLSHALFEGASLVRCDLSGADLRGSRWHQTRMSDCLLLDADLSQAMLSHVDMSQSLAGGARLQGAQLDTVNLFRADLVGVQTDSRTHSRRVYLRAARREPSGGQA